A segment of the Calonectris borealis chromosome 2, bCalBor7.hap1.2, whole genome shotgun sequence genome:
AGAGATGGCTTCCAATACAACCCATAATTCTCTAAGTTATAAGAATGTATAAGATATGGATGAGAGGCAAGATAAAAATCTTACACAATTTGAGGATGTTGAGTGTTAATGTAGGGAGAAGACTAACTACATTAATGCAAACAGATAATTAgtgtttgaaaaagcaaaaattaatagtTGTGCTTAGTCTTTCcacatactacttttttttcttccccgcAGTCACATAATTGACTCTTCTCAACTTCTAAGTTGAATAAGATTAATATGTTTCTTCATACTTTTTAGCAAGCTGGAAACTTACCTTGTTGGTCTGGAAGTTTTGTCACGGAAGATTGTGTGTCTAATACACTAAATAGCCTTGGGGAACAAACAAGCGAGTTCTACAGCATGGATGAGACCCACGGCACATCTGTTCAGCAGAATTCACCACCTAAGTATTTGGCTGTGGAAGCAAATACAATGTTATCATCTCTACAAACCATTCCAGAATTTGCAGAGACACTAGAGCTTATTGAATCTGTAAGTCTGTGtttattctaaaaaaatatttatttaggaaCATCAACTTACACAATATGTGTAAGATACTCTTAAAATTACCAGATTCTGTACTTGTCTGTAGTTTCACCCATATTGAGTGATTTGGTTTATTGCCTATTTTAAAAGAATTGTGTTCTAAAATATTCAGTGTTTTAGGATTGTGTGAAAGatacacagaaaataattcagtataTGGCTTCTGGAGGTAGAGAGCTGTTAGATTGGCTTGGACGTTGTGAGATAATCTTGGATAAGCCTGCTAGTGTTTGAGTGTTTTGCATCTTGCCTCATAGGATCCTGTAGCGTGGAGTGATGTCACCAGTTTTGAGCTTTCAGAGGCTGTTGCATCTCCTGTCAAGCCAGCTCCAGTAAAAGTAATGCGGATTCAACACAATGAAGGGGCTGCTGAGTGCCAGTATAATGTCAGCGTTGTGCTTGATGGCAAAAAACACAGTAGCATCAGTGGCGAGGAAGAAGCAGTTTTTCCAACAACCCCAAACTTAACTAAATTCAGCACTCCACCTACTAtcctaagaaagaaaaagagattgcGTGTTGGGCAATCACCAGTTAATGAACTGAATGATGGCTTGTGTAATGATGCCATCAATGTTGCGCTGAAGCATACACCAGTGAAAACACTACCATTTTCTCCATCACAggtgagtttatttttaaatctggctAAACTATGAAGACTGCAGTGGGTGGATTATAAATTACTAGTACTTTCTTCCCTAGTCATACATTGTAGCCTAAACAAATATGTTCAAAAACTTCTTAAAACATCTGCATAAGAGTaggtatattaaaaagaaattgttaaataacctatttcctctgttttgaagactaactgggggggagaggggcagcaaCTTATGTCTCAGTTCACACTTTCTCATGCAAATAATTGTTGATAGAGACTTACTGTCTCTGTGACCTAATTAAGCAGTAGGGATTTTAAATGTCTTGGAGTATAAGTCAAGAATAGTTTATTGGGGTTTGTCAGTAAAAGCCCTTCAGAtatacacatacttttttttttactgctcagTACAGTGGTGAAGTTTTATCCTTTAAGGTTGcttagttttttttctctcttgcgcTTAGTTTTTCAACACTTGCTCTGGAAATGAACAATTTAACCTTGAAAATCCTGCATTTACGTCGACTCCAATCTGTGGGCAGAAAGTTCTTATTACGACTCCTCTACACAAGGAAATGACACCAAAAGATCAAAAGGAAAATGTGGGGTAGGATTATTACATTAAACATCTGGTGGTGTTGCtcaaataaaaacaagtttttctgtaaatattgagAAATTAGTCTATGCGTATGCATACTGTGAATGAGTTTTAAAACCCCTAGCACTTAAATGCTTGTATACAAGCAAACTGGCTTTCTGTTTTTAACTTAACAGAAAGTGACTTGTACTCAgttaaaatttttccttttttaaaatactgaacaaaatCCAATTAAAGTTTAATATTCCTGGGGTAATGCTATGGTGATCTTAATACTTTCAGATTCATGTAGTGATATCTGTTGTGTAaattaaggtattttaaaatgtttcttagaTTCATTTTACTACATTACTGTTGATTAagtgaaatatataaaaaattttcTATGCTTGAATAGTTTTAGAACTCCCACAATTAGAAGATCTCTTTTGGGTTCAACACCAAGGACGCCAACTCCTTTCAAAAATGCTTTGgctgctcaggaaaaaaagtatgGTCCCCTCAAGCTTACGGTATGTGATgacattgtttattttcttctttgtcaaaGTCTAAATGCCCTCTTGTTTTTGAGATATTGTAAGCCTCAGCATGATCTTAGAAAGCATTTTCTAACAATGCTATTGTTTCAGTGACATTCCATATTATCCTAGAGAACAGCTAGGGTGTGAATCAAAAATGTTTCGGGTTTTGTATGTTAGACTATATCCTTCAGTGTAGTGTGGAGGCATTGTCTTTTTGAATGGTACTCATTACATATAATCATTTGATCATAGTAATCTTATGGTTCCACATTTGTGAGTTGTTTTAAGTTTGTGTAGCCTTGCCAACACTGTACCTCTTACGAGGTGGTAACATCGTTGtctgagattttaattttaatacttcagcattctgttttttcaaaagaaaaattgtaagtGAGATAGTGAATGCATGTGGGTTCCTCCGACTGGATAATTTAGTAAGAGCAAACTGGTGCAGATGAATGTGACTGACTTCGTTATTTTAAGCAACTTTCTCATTTGACTTGAAAAACTGCATTATCTTTGAATCCTCCGGACTATGTAAGAGCTGAgttgctttctggttttggttcttcTACAGTGCTAGGACTGAAACTAGATGTTTACCGCAGCATGCTAGTattctgagaatttttttaatgggaagatGTTTGGAAGTGTTTTATTCTTCCTAGCGGCTTACTTGAGTGAcgtaaataattttcttcatcctaaaaaccaaaatcttaataGAGCAATTCATTATTCCTCTGATTCTTCTGGCTGTCACAAAAGACTTTTTTGGTTGACTATGGATAatgttagttttttgtttgtttgtttgctccaAATGAATTCAATTTTTGCTCTCTTCCTAGCCTAGCTAAGGTATGTTAATGCATAATAACTTTTGGAATTCAGTAGACATATGCTTTTCAAGTTCTGAAAAAATTCCAGCCAATATATATTGACTACTTCTTTTCTGCAAACACAGAAGGTAGCTCAGACTTCGCCACAGGGCTTGGCACCATCTGTGTTACCCTATAGATTCACAGTCTCTCACTATGCAAATGGAGTGGTTTGGCATTCCTGTTTCTGTCCACTATTACCCtcctgttcaaaatcaaattttgaGGGCTTAAGGGAATTCTTCTCCTGTTGGTACACAAAGGAGCCATCTGTATGGCTTCTGTGATATTCTGTACTGTACTTAGGACTATCaatgtttttttcaaagattTGTGTTAAGATTGATATAAATTCCTTTCCCAACAACAGTCATACTTTTATAGTACAGTTTTTTAGTATgtttgtatgcatgtatatatacatatatgtgtttatgtatgtgtTTAGTATATATAAAGTATTTGTATCCCTTTTGTCAGTGAATAAACATTGCAAATAAATGCAAGCAAGTAGTTTGCATGTCGTCTTCAATGCTACCTTGCATTTTTTGAGGCactgtgtgcatgtatatgtttTATCTGTCTAGAAATAATGTGGAgtacaatgaattaaaaaaatctgcatagcATTGAACTGTTGATCTGTAGTTGTTAACAGCTTAAATCCTTTTATCTGTTGCTGTATTTTGCAAGATCTCTTTTCTGGCCTACATTAGCTGAAAGTAGAATATGATAAAAACTAGCAACTAATAGACTTCCTGTATTTTCTCCTCCAATTTTAATTAACTTAGTCACAACCACTTGCCTTCTTGGAGGAAGACATTAGGGAAGTTTTGAAAGAGGAAACTGGGACAGATATATTTCTCAAGGAGGAAGACGACACTGTGTATAAAAGCTGCAAGGAGGAGGTAACATTacaataataatttcaaataggaaataactgcttttaaataatattttacagtttttctctgcaaaatgtttATTGCAGCACAACTCTTCTAAAAAAGTCAGAAAATCACTGGTCCTAGATCCATGGGGAAAAGAAGAGGTTGGTGCCCAGCTCTTCACAGAAGATAACAGTTTAGGTGTACAGGTAAGTATTAAGCGACTGAAGAGCATCACTGGCAGCAATATTAATATAAAACTGAGTATCTTTCATTCTATCAACTAAAAGTGTTTGGATTGAGGCTAGATTCATAAATCTAGAAAGTGAAAATCATCTTCAATTTGAAATACTACTTTAAGTACTTAAGCAATACTTGAACATTGGGTTTGAATTCATGCATGAATTCTTCCTTTCAGGCCTTCAGAGCAGGACTGGTAAAGTAATGTAGATGCTTTGCAGATTTGCTGTTatagcaaagctgcttccatgcTGGTTACCTATAAACTTTAGCATATATGGCACGCTGAAGCTCTCTGTAATACCCTAGGAAGATGGCATTTGCCCCTGTGTTTTGCATGCTTGACAGTCTGGCAGACATGTTCTGAAGATACCTAATTGCATATTAGGCAgcatgttttcccttttcccacttcACATAGTagggaaatactttaaaaaatatcaaacaCGTAGAAGATGAGGTTTGTGggctttttctgtctgtaggaATTTGAATACTTCTGCCTCAACAACCAAGACATCAAGAGTTCAGAGATGGAGCTGTTTCGGTCCCTCATTCCTTTAAAAAGTAGCCCAATATTTTTCCAGTTGAGTGATTGTATAGATTAATCTTTAGTCTTGTAGTTTGTAAGAAAACTTTCTTCTAATCTAGTTCTTAAATtaatgtatgtatgtgtttaaTTCTGAAAGAGCAAATGTCTGTGACTCTTGATCAGGTATAAAGCTATATTCAAGAGGTAGCAGCCAAAGTCCCTAAAAAGAACAGGTGCTTAAGTCATACCCCGTTCTGATTATTGTAGCTGGTTTTCTAAATTCCCTTCTTAAACGCCTGGTAGACTGTGCCAAGCCTCGGTGTCTGTCCGCTGGGTGTTGGGTGCTCTGCCACCTGGTGGAAACTCCCCGCTTCCCCGAGAACATCTCTGTCTTGCGAGGAGCAGCGTTGCTGCAGccattcaaaacagaaacaaaatgccTGGTGTGTTCTCTTAGTAATGTCTTGTTATGACATGGTATATTGTGCATCACTGATGTTCAGGTTATTGAGCCTAAGCCAAGATACACTATAATGATGTGGTACATTAAAGGCAGTGGACTGGGAAAAAGTTGCTTTTCCTCCAGTTCAATGAGGGATGCTGGTGCAACAGGAAGATTCGCTCTTAGCAAGAGAGATAGGGGTAGTATCTGATTTAAAAACGAAAAATGTACCAATCTTTAAGTAGAAATTGTGTGTCCATGTGGTGGTAAGTTAGGAGTAAGGTCCAAGGTAGAATAAATATGTAAAGGTAGTTTAACGCAGTTTAATGGGGTGTTTTTGTAAGCGAACAAGTACATATGCCACTGTTACGCTCATCTAATTTCTCTAAATTGCCATAtacctttcttctgctttgctaTAGTGAAGctggattaatttctttttatttccataaaCATTATCAGCATATAAAAATGTTCTGGAATGATCGATCCAGTGcttatttcagttcttaaagCAGTTCCTCCTCCTGATACTGAtgtgatcttaattttttttagtccAGTCTCCTTGTGCTTACTTTCACAAGGGTTGTACTAGAAGTGAAttagaagctttttttctttaaaactgttctGTAGTTACTACTTTATCAAGTCTTGTTCTTAACAAAAGGTAATCAGCTGTAGCGTGGCTTTATATGAAAGAAACCATCTACTCAGTAATGCTCAAATCATGCTAGTAGCTACTTGTTTTACTGTGCTCAGTATTGACTATGAATCCCAGTATAGACCAGGCTAGTTCTTCAGATactgttcattattttttcttttcagattctttCCTAGGGTCTTTCTGATAGTATTTGCTTTGTTTACATTTTGGCTTCTCTGATCACAGCagttgaagactttttttttttttaaattaaatactaaTTATTATTCCTGTTCCCTACCCTCTTTTTTGTCAATAGTCAGAAAATGCATATACCACATCTTTATTAATGATACCATTGTCGGAAATACATGACAACAGATGTAACCTGACATCAGAAAACCAGGATGCAAATCcagcaaacaaagcaaatgcaGTAATTAAGAAGAAACTGAATGCATGTGCttcaaaaaatgtcaaaatggaGAAAGCTCTTCAGGTCTGGATGCAAAGaattctattatttttgttaGCAGGTTaacaaagaatttatttctaGTTTCTGTCTTGTACTAATGTCTAGAATTGTTCAATTCAGTGATCTGGTTTCGGTCAGTGTTTCCATGATCCTTATTTCTTGTAAGTTGGTTGTTTGTCCACACAGTGTTTATTTATAGCTAAGTTCTTTAAAAACCCTGATGTTTCACTGAGTGGCCTCTAAGATTtaaacatgggggaaaaaaacacaggataGGTTAGACTTACAAAACAGGTTTGGGTACCCAAGTCTTAGCAGTAAGAAAACTTGACTTGATGCAAACCAAACCTCTATAGCAAACTAAACTTCTAAGTTTCTCAAATTTGCCTGGTGCTTACTTCATAATAAGCCCAGTGGGATTCATTAAGCAGAGTTCATCCACAGGTTCTCTTTGGTAATTGTACATCCATATATTTTGCATATTGTTAAAACTCTGGAACCtagtttttcctctgtgtgtgtcttGACCACCAGGTTTAGGGAGAGATTCTCTTTGACCTGACTGGGTGCCTGTTCTAGTTTGCCCCATACGGAGTTAATGTATAAAGTTTTTGTGTCTTCTCAGAATATCtacagctaatttaaaaaaaaaaaaaaaaaggcagggcacCTGGAGCCTGATCTTCCATGTCCTACTTAATTGCTTTAACAATGATGTGTTTGTAAGTACAGAGGCAACAGTATTACTTTCTGATCCTTTCTTATGcgaagaaagaacaaacctcattTAATTGTGATATTCCAAAAAAAGAATCAACTGCTCTGAATTGCAGCAAAGGTGAATACATCTATCTGGCCCAGAACTATGCTCTTAAGAATACTTAAAAGAGGAGCTTAGTCATACTAGACTCACAAATATTCTCATTGAAccatcttccccttttttttctttcccctgagaAATTCCCTCTCAGTTTAGCGGTCTGTCTAACCACGAGTCCCTTCCACGAATCAAGTCCTGCTAAATTTCTAGACAAACTGAAATGGCTAACTTTCTCCGTGCATCTATATGTGGAACTGATCCTTTGGATCAGTTTCTAGCTCAGTGTGGGAGGGAGAGAATCTTGCATTCTTCATTACGCTACAATCTGCTAGTGTCAGGTCCAATTTAGAGCTGCTGCAAATCAGCTTGA
Coding sequences within it:
- the MYBL1 gene encoding myb-related protein A isoform X1, which translates into the protein MAKRPRSEEDDDLQYVDHDYEVPQQKGLKKICNRVKWTRDEDERLKKLVEQNGTDDWAFIASHLQNRSDFQCQHRWQKVLNPELIKGPWTKEEDQRVIELVQKYGPKRWSLIAKHLKGRIGKQCRERWHNHLNPEVKKSSWTEEEDRIIYEAHKRLGNRWAEIAKLLPGRTDNSIKNHWNSTMRRKVEQEGYLQDGIKSERPSSSKLQPQPCLTMEHLHTQNQFYIPVQTHIPAYQYASPEGSCLEHASASSNLVQQSFIDDDPDKEKKIKELELLLMSAENEIRRKRVSSQAGNLPCWSGSFVTEDCVSNTLNSLGEQTSEFYSMDETHGTSVQQNSPPKYLAVEANTMLSSLQTIPEFAETLELIESDPVAWSDVTSFELSEAVASPVKPAPVKVMRIQHNEGAAECQYNVSVVLDGKKHSSISGEEEAVFPTTPNLTKFSTPPTILRKKKRLRVGQSPVNELNDGLCNDAINVALKHTPVKTLPFSPSQFFNTCSGNEQFNLENPAFTSTPICGQKVLITTPLHKEMTPKDQKENVGFRTPTIRRSLLGSTPRTPTPFKNALAAQEKKYGPLKLTSQPLAFLEEDIREVLKEETGTDIFLKEEDDTVYKSCKEEHNSSKKVRKSLVLDPWGKEEVGAQLFTEDNSLGVQSENAYTTSLLMIPLSEIHDNRCNLTSENQDANPANKANAVIKKKLNACASKNVKMEKALQPNCEWEAVVYGKTEDQLIMTEQARRYLSTYTATNSTSRALIL
- the MYBL1 gene encoding myb-related protein A isoform X2, which encodes MAKRPRSEEDDDLQYVDHDYEVPQQKGLKKICNRVKWTRDEDERLKKLVEQNGTDDWAFIASHLQNRSDFQCQHRWQKVLNPELIKGPWTKEEDQRVIELVQKYGPKRWSLIAKHLKGRIGKQCRERWHNHLNPEVKKSSWTEEEDRIIYEAHKRLGNRWAEIAKLLPGRTDNSIKNHWNSTMRRKVEQEGYLQDGIKSERPSSSKLQPQPCLTMEHLHTQNQFYIPVQTHIPAYQYASPEGSCLEHASASSNLVQSFIDDDPDKEKKIKELELLLMSAENEIRRKRVSSQAGNLPCWSGSFVTEDCVSNTLNSLGEQTSEFYSMDETHGTSVQQNSPPKYLAVEANTMLSSLQTIPEFAETLELIESDPVAWSDVTSFELSEAVASPVKPAPVKVMRIQHNEGAAECQYNVSVVLDGKKHSSISGEEEAVFPTTPNLTKFSTPPTILRKKKRLRVGQSPVNELNDGLCNDAINVALKHTPVKTLPFSPSQFFNTCSGNEQFNLENPAFTSTPICGQKVLITTPLHKEMTPKDQKENVGFRTPTIRRSLLGSTPRTPTPFKNALAAQEKKYGPLKLTSQPLAFLEEDIREVLKEETGTDIFLKEEDDTVYKSCKEEHNSSKKVRKSLVLDPWGKEEVGAQLFTEDNSLGVQSENAYTTSLLMIPLSEIHDNRCNLTSENQDANPANKANAVIKKKLNACASKNVKMEKALQPNCEWEAVVYGKTEDQLIMTEQARRYLSTYTATNSTSRALIL
- the MYBL1 gene encoding myb-related protein A isoform X3, producing MAKRPRSEEDDDLQYVDHDYEVPQQKGLKKICNRVKWTRDEDERLKKLVEQNGTDDWAFIASHLQNRSDFQCQHRWQKVLNPELIKGPWTKEEDQRVIELVQKYGPKRWSLIAKHLKGRIGKQCRERWHNHLNPEVKKSSWTEEEDRIIYEAHKRLGNRWAEIAKLLPGRTDNSIKNHWNSTMRRKVEQEGYLQDGIKSERPSSSKLQPQPCLTMEHLHTQNQFYIPVQTHIPAYQYASPEGSCLEHASASSNLVQQSFIDDDPDKEKKIKELELLLMSAENEIRRKRVSSQAGNLPCWSGSFVTEDCVSNTLNSLGEQTSEFYSMDETHGTSVQQNSPPKYLAVEANTMLSSLQTIPEFAETLELIESDPVAWSDVTSFELSEAVASPVKPAPVKVMRIQHNEGAAECQYNVSVVLDGKKHSSISGEEEAVFPTTPNLTKFSTPPTILRKKKRLRVGQSPVNELNDGLCNDAINVALKHTPVKTLPFSPSQFFNTCSGNEQFNLENPAFTSTPICGQKVLITTPLHKEMTPKDQKENVGFRTPTIRRSLLGSTPRTPTPFKNALAAQEKKYGPLKLTSQPLAFLEEDIREVLKEETGTDIFLKEEDDTVYKSCKEEHNSSKKVRKSLVLDPWGKEEVGAQLFTEDNSLGVQPNCEWEAVVYGKTEDQLIMTEQARRYLSTYTATNSTSRALIL